In Pomacea canaliculata isolate SZHN2017 linkage group LG12, ASM307304v1, whole genome shotgun sequence, a single genomic region encodes these proteins:
- the LOC112576835 gene encoding uncharacterized protein PF11_0207-like: MKLKSKKQKGKVEKERANVQKEKREKHTESKVVDEGKQSRETIKDLERKEENEESKESKKKKEKKEIKEKEEKKEGKKKKEKKEGKEKKERKERSDTLGDLEEGKYKTRKESSGERKTKPQAKNEKNKDQEEENEIKSVSGTESEEEQNPEATKVETLHKNKEVFKDYEQEKIQKKKGGEDDKRTSIGTSSLNQMTSKRQAKILKKEIETEEEEEEDEIKEVEEEEEQEEVKEKLKKKGEDDEGTSLGTTSLNQMMSKRQAEISKKEETTREEIKEKKQKDFKTKKSMQKVADEKNLAEIKSQTPTDAQTHKFTSRILQPHTYSSPAVIKEEIQEIEEETEGYQTETEFLPEKEQLENMEYSVESIKEEIRKGKEEKRGYQAECLIEQVKQESTESSPAVHARSKVLTVKAKLFESLRPVIKKMAKFTRSLNTPLERKLFEIYLKQELQNAKDHLTSDKELRTTDSEGIEHAVYTRKILNDLIQVNKLPADLRFFVETDRFKNQMISHVNCSAKIGVKVEKENPILGMRAEAIIECFFQSVCEPVVQVNLCPEKTVSQIIKSKSMSLSADMFHDTCIRLYPLLFKMWKIFAHQWLSRLGGNRQKNRIEMILASFKDPIIGDCPHPEEPTADYLHLALSDYKYSPLGDKDVRDITGGLLRFSIHHGIRFIVHEAEQKKSNKLSAYKLPALHVNVNNSCKESVAKNLEKENFWETQYQEQEKINRSSNCPGNSDTVGSHA; this comes from the exons ATGAAACTAaagagcaagaaacaaaaaggaaaagtcgagaaagagagagcaaatgtccaaaaagagaaaagagaaaaacacacagaaagcaaGGTCGTAGATGAAGGTAAACAAAGCCGAGAGACTATCAAAGACTtggagaggaaagaagaaaatgaagaaagtaaagaaagcaagaagaagaaagaaaaaaaagaaatcaaagagaaagaagaaaaaaaagaaggaaagaagaaaaaagaaaaaaaagaaggcaaagagaaaaaagaaagaaaagaaagatcagATACTCTCGGAGACTTGGAGGAGGGTAAATACAAGACAAGAAAGGAAAGTtctggagagagaaagacaaaaccACAGgctaagaatgaaaaaaataaggacCAGGAAGAGGAGAATGAGATAAAATCGGTTAGTGGGACGGAAAGTGAAGAGGAACAGAACCCGGAAGCTACCAAAGTGGAGACTTTGCACAAAAATAAGGAAGTCTTTAAAGATTATGAACAagagaaaatacagaagaagaaaggtgGGGAAGACGATAAAAGAACATCGATCGGAACATCTTCTCTTAACCAAATGACATCAAAAAGACAGgctaaaatattaaagaaagaaatagaaacagaagaagaagaagaagaagacgaaataaaagaagtagaagaagaggaagaacaagaagaagtcaaagagaaattgaagaagaaaggagaggaCGATGAAGGAACATCGCTCGGAACAACTTCTCTGAACCAAATGATGTCAAAGAGACAGGCTGAAAtatcaaaaaaagaagaaacaacaagagaagaaattaaagagaagaaacagaaagatttcaaaacgaaaaaaagtatGCAGAAGGTAGCTGACGAGAAAAATTTAGCGGAAATAAAGAGCCAGACACCCACAGATGCACAGACGCACAAATTCACTTCACGAATCTTACAGCCACACACATATTCTTCACCAGCTGTAATAAAGGAGGAAATACAAGAGattgaagaagaaacagaaggataccaaacagaaacagaatttttaccagagaaagaacagttaGAAAATATGGAATATTCTGTTGAAtctataaaagaagaaatacgcaaagggaaagaagaaaaaagaggataCCAAGCAGAATGTTTAATAGAGCAAGTTAAACAAGAATCAACAGAATCATCACCAGCAGTGCATGCTAGGTCAAAGGTTCTAACAGTAAAGGCAAAGCTG TTTGAGTCGTTGCGACCCGTGATTAAAAAGATGGCAAAGTTCACGCGTTCTCTGAATACACcacttgaaagaaaattatttgaaatttatcTCAAGCAAGAGCTCCAGAATGCGAAGGATCATCTGACATCAGACA AGGAATTGAGAACGACTGACTCAGAAGGAATCGAACACGCAGTGTATACACGCAAGATTTTGAATGATCTCATCCAAGTCAACAAACTGCCTGCGGACCTCCGCTTTTTTGTGGAAACAGACAG ATTCAAGAATCAAATGATATCTCACGTAAACTGTTCTGCAAAAATCGGGGTAAAAGTCGAAAAGGAAAACCCAATCCTGGGCATGCGCGCTGAAGCCATCATTGAGTGCTTTTTCCAGTCCGTGTGTGAACCAGTGGTCCAG GTCAATTTATGTCCGGAAAAGACTGTGtcacaaataattaaaagtaaGTCCATGAGtttgtctgctgacatgttCCATGATACCTGCATTCGTCTTTATCCTCTGCTCTTCAAGATGTGGAAAAT ATTTGCTCATCAGTGGCTTTCAAGGCTTGGTGGGAACCGGCAAAAAAATAGAATTGAAATGATACTGGCATCCTTCAAGGACCCTATCATTGGGGATTGTCCTCATCCGGAGGAACCAACAGCAGATTACCTTCACTTAGCGCTGAGTGACTACAAGTACTCTCCTTTAGGGGACAAGGATGTGAGAG atattACAGGAGGTTTGCTGAGATTTAGCATTCATCATGGTATTCGCTTTATTGTCCACGAGgcagaacaaaagaaatcaaacaaacTGTCAGCTTATAAATTGCCAGCACTACAcgtaaatgtaaacaattcGTGTAAAGAGTCTGTTGCAAAAAACTTGGAAAAAGAGAATTTTTGGGAAACCCAGTATCAGGAACAGGAAAAAATTAATAGATCAAGCAACTGTCCAGGGAACTCTGACACGGTCGGGTCTCACGCATAA
- the LOC112576834 gene encoding uncharacterized protein LOC112576834 translates to MSNFIKSLNKTWLKEDRLRNTEELLTKHLGDNFFVDYFNVFLNLPVFGQRVLFKLHERRFIFDPTVFEAVDHDRVVAWLAARRFHLFTKTHLFLEYQLCHKLRNLDFELRFKDLECDRQTHHALQVFANNLLGSVAGMYLFREHLRASSGLNVFGCWLHVQRFRQTRVLVKRREIFHEIQRRYLHAKAVDKLSNTLCRVVTLDLLSFPVVPDSETELSAQLMNARYVPSCEVDLSSSEALAQVHCVLLEALRSYWAPCYVMHVLSTQPFSTLEELFRVPTRSVIQNFTDLKMLIRRCTLFEVSGDLRHDAYSSKDEWSMPIISASSSTLSQASLSSTHITSSPQEICFAYPPNLQVTRASRISALAMGHSHLATRDQLHPEDIGVIVQKLPSIEKTQGRDSQTQGDTSEEDRTETCVVEELLDIEHYCDFPEQENKRHEEEKGGKVSEELEDEDDSKVRLNMMRLALKEMALKPEPMLYLNQLLRHYLFGYRHLDQEKPVTDRRTLCLLACDDLAGSPFRSYLRGQAQQLYLSYFDFWSAMRRYQQLHDLNRMGEIMDTKYFCMIADAHTQHIRYMVNRFLMGSGIDASILEYKIRLSLLEDIRKARWSPLINSTLDVVSNVLSIPMTQFILYDRQDFRKHAMDSSSPLLNLEQDSQAEDIMSSGLPMQIPSVLHSLLKRRNEAASLRTFADRRCLSDPWREDPKHDPDGDMECLRPTDPRGTKYNGVVGVLGEQHRLLAFQFLIVLREDLPDAQVCDVASLARIVGSDYGSLHIPFSAPVTHRFLASLRPKQRMSRATLLKPSPLMEDFLSPVINRLGPMHTLTMNDLLEYRRRRRKLVLKLPKTPRKFLDILADEMQFNVFKKYLELKGQLKAVAFVEDVQDALRLLDQTEQETMVAGIIEQYFGNGERILTFGEELPMTVRIDKSLNLKNLHSVQLSLEKQIEKTWFKKYVEDLQLQKVDLSLFDQETNKDDWLENFLLKQEVKTRGQKKKKRGRRY, encoded by the exons GCCG gtATTCGGTCAAAGAGTGCTGTTTAAGCTGCATGAGAGGCGTTTTATTTTCGACCCTACAGTTTTTGAAGCAGTCGAT CATGACAGGGTTGTGGCATGGCTGGCCGCACGCAGGTTTCACCTGTTCACAAAGACACACCTCTTTCTGGAATATCAGCTGTGCCATAAATTGCGAAACCTCGACTTTGAGCTGAGGTTCAAGGATCTAG AGTGCGACAGGCAAACCCATCATGCGCTGCAGGTGTTCGCCAACAACCTCCTGGGCAGCGTGGCTGGCATGTACCTGTTCCGAGAGCACCTCCGGGCTTCGTCCGGCTTGAACGTTTTTGGGTGCTGGCTGCACGTGCAACGATTCCGACAGACGCGCGTGTTGGTCAAGCGACGGGAGATATTCCACGAGATCCAGCGGCGCTATCTCCACGCCAAGGCAGTTGACAAACTGTCTAACACGCTGTGCAGAGTTGTTACACTGG ATCTCCTGTCTTTTCCTGTGGTGCCGGATTCTGAAACTGAGTTGTCAGCGCAACTGATGAATGCTCGCTACGTGCCCTCTTGCGAGGTCGACCTGTCGTCATCTGAAGCCTTGGCGCAGGTGCATTGCGTGCTTCTGGAAGCCTTGCGCTCTTACTGGGCTCCTTGTTACGTCATGCACGTGCTCTCCACCCAGCCCTTTTCGACACTGGAG GAACTGTTTAGAGTTCCAACAAGGAGCGTCATCCAGAACTTTACAGATCTGAAGATGCTAATCAGAAGATGTACCCTTTTCGAAGTCTCGGGTGACCTAAGACACGATGCATATTCTAGTAAAGATGAATGGAGCATGCCAATAATCTCAGCTTCTTCATCGACATTGTCTCAAGCATCTTTATCTTCTACGCATATCACGAGTAGTCCTCAGGAAATCTGCTTTGCCTACCCACCCAATCTGCAGGTGACCAGAGCATCGAGGATTTCAGCGCTAGCAATGGGGCATAGTCACCTAGCGACCAGAGATCAACTGCATCCTGAGGATATAG GTGTCATTGTGCAAAAACTTCCAAGTATAGAGAAAACGCAAGGACGAGACTCTCAGACTCAGGGCGACACCAGTGAAGAGGACCGAACAGAGACGTGTGTTGTAGAAGAGCTGCTGGACATAGAACATTATTGCGACTTTCCTGAACAAGAAA ACAAACGACacgaggaggagaaggggggaAAGGTGTCAGAAGAGCTGGAAGATGAAGACGACAGTAAGGTCAGGTTGAATATGATGAGACTTGCCCTGAAAGAGATGGCCCTTAAGCCCGAACCCATGCTTTACCTCAACCAGCTGCTGCGGCATTACCTCTTCGGCTATCGACACCTGGACCAAGAGAAGCCAGTGACTGACAG GCGAACCCTGTGCCTGCTGGCTTGCGACGACTTGGCCGGCAGTCCGTTCCGTTCTTACCTGCGTGGTCAGGCCCAGCAGCTGTATTTGAGCTACTTTGACTTCTGGTCAGCTATGCGCCGGTATCAGCAG TTGCATGATCTTAACCGAATGGGGGAAATTATGGACACAAAGTACTTCTGTATGATCGccgacgcacacacacaacacatccgTTATATGGTAAACAGATTTCTAATGGGCAGTGGTATTGATGCCAGCATCTTAGAATACAAGATTCGTCTGAGTCTTCTGGAGGACATCAGAAAAGCCAGATGGTCACCACTCATCAACTCAACATTGGACGTCGTGTCCAAT GTACTCAGTATCCCCATGACGCAGTTCATCCTTTATGACAGACAAGATTTTCGAAAGCACGCG ATGGATTCAAGCAGCCCTTTGCTCAACTTAGAACAGGATTCACAAGCTGAGGACATAATGTCATCG GGTCTGCCAATGCAGATACCTTCGGTCCTGCATTCCTTGCTGAAGCGGAGAAACGAGGCAGCGTCATTGCGAACATTTGCTGATCGCCGCTGTCTCTCAGATCCCTGGAGAGAGGATCCCAAACACGATCCAGATGGAGACATGGAATGTCTGCGACCCACGGATCCTCGTGGCACCAAGTATAATGGCGTTGTTGGTGTCCTGGGCGAACAGCATCGCTTACTGGCCTTTCAGTTTCTTATCGTCCTGCGAGAAG ATCTGCCAGACGCACAGGTCTGTGATGTGGCTTCTTTGGCAAGAATTGTGGGGTCTGACTATGGTAGCCTGCACATTCCTTTCTCGGCTCCTGTCACTCACA GATTTTTGGCCAGTCTTCGACCAAAGCAGCGAATGTCCAGGGCGACGTTACTAAAACCATCGCCTTTGATGGAAGATTTCCTTTCCCCTGTAATCAATAGGTTGGGGCCTATGCATACTTTAACAATGAACGATCTCTTGGAatatagaagaagaagaagaaaactggtGCTTAAACTTCCAAAAACTCCAAG aaaattttTGGACATCTTAGCAGACGAGATGCAGTTCAACGTTTTCAAGAAGTATTTAGAGCTGAAGGGTCAGTTGAAAGCAGTCGCTTTTGTCGAGGATGTGCAGGACGCCTTGCGGCTCCTGGATCAAACAGAGCAGGAGACAATGGTCGCCGGCATCATAGAACAGTATTTCGGGAATGGTG AGAGGATTCTGACCTTTGGCGAAGAGCTGCCTATGACAGTTAGGATTGACAAAAGTCTCAACCTGAAAAACCTGCACTCAGTTCAGTTATCTTTGGAAAAACAGATAGAAAAAACATG GTTTAAGAAATACGTGGAGGATCTACAGCTACAAAAAGTAGACCTATCACTTTTCGACCAGGAAACCAACAAGGACGACTGGctagaaaactttcttttgaaaCAAGAGGTAAAAACAAGGGgccagaagaaaaagaaaagaggaagaagatatTAA